The Kluyvera intermedia genome window below encodes:
- the yjfP gene encoding esterase produces MIELEMRTLAGQQILHACPKGYVEKALPSIVFYHGFTSSNVVYSYFAVALAQAGFRVIMPSAADHGERFTGDSEGRMQHFWQILVQNFTEFPALRDALLASGLVSEGRVAVAGASMGGMTALGLMAQHPELKCVASLMGSGYFTSLSHSLFPPTAATTQEQERLRAPLAKWDVGHQLARLADRPLLLWHGEEDDVVPAGETFRLQQALREAHLDERLTCVWQSGVRHRITPEALASTVAFFRQHL; encoded by the coding sequence ATGATTGAACTGGAAATGCGCACGCTGGCAGGACAACAAATTCTCCATGCCTGCCCCAAAGGATACGTGGAAAAAGCGCTTCCCAGCATCGTGTTTTATCACGGATTTACCTCTTCTAACGTGGTTTATAGCTATTTTGCAGTGGCATTAGCGCAGGCGGGTTTTCGGGTCATTATGCCCAGCGCTGCCGATCACGGTGAACGCTTTACCGGAGATAGCGAAGGACGGATGCAGCATTTCTGGCAGATTTTGGTGCAGAACTTCACCGAGTTTCCCGCGCTAAGAGATGCACTGCTGGCGAGCGGGCTGGTGAGTGAGGGAAGAGTGGCGGTTGCCGGTGCATCAATGGGCGGAATGACCGCACTGGGGCTCATGGCGCAGCATCCTGAACTGAAATGCGTGGCGAGTCTGATGGGGTCGGGCTACTTCACGTCGCTATCGCACTCTCTGTTCCCACCCACTGCAGCGACAACGCAGGAGCAGGAACGGCTGCGGGCACCGTTGGCAAAATGGGATGTCGGGCATCAACTTGCGAGGCTGGCCGATCGTCCGTTACTGCTATGGCATGGCGAAGAAGATGATGTGGTGCCCGCAGGGGAAACCTTCCGTCTACAGCAGGCGCTGCGAGAAGCCCATCTGGATGAACGGCTAACCTGTGTCTGGCAATCGGGCGTTCGCCACCGCATTACGCCTGAAGCACTGGCGAGTACGGTAGCGTTTTTCCGCCAGCATCTTTAG
- the ulaG gene encoding L-ascorbate 6-phosphate lactonase, translated as MSKVETISRESWILSTFPEWGSWLNEEIEQEQVAPGTFAMWWLGCTGIWLKSEGSANICIDFWCGTGKQSHGNPLMKQGHQMQRMAGVKKLQPNLRTTPFVLDPFAIRQIDAVLATHDHNDHIDVNVAAAVMQNCADDVPFIGPQTCVDLWIGWGVPESRCIVVKPGDVVKVKDIEIHALDAFDRTALITLPADQKAAGVLPDGMDARAVNYLFKTPGGTLYHSGDSHYSNYYAKHGNEHQIDVALGSYGENPRGITDKMTSADMLRMAEALNTKVVIPFHHDIWSNFQADPQEIRVLWEMKKDRLKYGFKPFIWQVGGKFTWPLDKDNFEYHYPRGFDDCFTIEPDLPFKSFL; from the coding sequence ATGAGCAAAGTAGAAACTATCTCGCGGGAATCCTGGATCCTGAGCACCTTCCCGGAATGGGGAAGCTGGCTGAATGAAGAGATTGAGCAGGAGCAGGTCGCGCCGGGAACCTTTGCAATGTGGTGGCTGGGCTGTACGGGGATCTGGTTGAAATCAGAAGGCAGCGCCAACATCTGCATCGACTTCTGGTGTGGTACCGGTAAGCAAAGCCACGGTAACCCATTGATGAAGCAGGGACACCAGATGCAACGGATGGCTGGGGTGAAAAAACTGCAGCCAAACCTGCGTACCACGCCGTTTGTACTGGACCCGTTTGCCATTCGCCAAATTGATGCTGTGCTGGCGACTCACGATCATAATGATCATATCGATGTGAACGTCGCCGCCGCCGTCATGCAGAATTGTGCTGATGATGTGCCATTTATCGGGCCGCAGACCTGTGTTGATCTGTGGATCGGATGGGGCGTGCCGGAATCACGCTGCATCGTGGTTAAACCAGGCGATGTAGTGAAAGTGAAAGATATTGAAATTCATGCGCTTGATGCATTTGACCGTACGGCACTGATCACCCTACCAGCGGATCAAAAAGCGGCTGGCGTGCTGCCAGACGGTATGGATGCGCGGGCGGTTAACTATCTGTTTAAAACCCCGGGCGGTACGCTGTATCACAGCGGTGATTCCCACTATTCCAACTACTACGCTAAGCACGGTAACGAACACCAAATCGACGTCGCACTGGGCTCATACGGTGAAAACCCACGCGGGATTACCGATAAAATGACCAGCGCCGATATGTTGCGTATGGCGGAAGCGCTGAATACCAAAGTGGTGATTCCATTCCACCATGATATCTGGTCAAACTTCCAGGCCGATCCTCAAGAGATTCGCGTGCTGTGGGAGATGAAAAAAGACCGTCTGAAGTACGGATTCAAACCATTTATCTGGCAGGTTGGCGGCAAATTTACATGGCCGCTGGATAAAGATAACTTCGAATACCACTATCCGCGCGGTTTCGATGACTGCTTTACCATTGAGCCGGATCTGCCGTTTAAATCGTTCCTGTAG
- the yjfN gene encoding DUF1471 family protease activator YjfN → MKQSFTLSTLLLPGGSHTTAAQSAEFASADCVTGLNEIGLISVNNVAGSLEDVEMEIARKADEQGASWYRIVQMYEEPQQDNWRAQAIIYA, encoded by the coding sequence ATGAAACAATCATTTACCTTATCTACCCTGCTATTGCCCGGCGGCTCGCACACTACGGCGGCACAATCCGCAGAGTTTGCCAGCGCAGATTGTGTCACCGGGCTTAATGAAATCGGGCTGATTTCAGTGAATAACGTTGCCGGAAGCCTGGAAGATGTCGAGATGGAGATTGCCCGTAAGGCAGACGAGCAAGGCGCCTCCTGGTATCGTATTGTTCAGATGTATGAAGAACCGCAGCAAGATAACTGGCGAGCACAGGCGATAATCTATGCCTAA
- the ulaR gene encoding HTH-type transcriptional regulator UlaR, translating into MTEAQRHQILLELLAQAGFVTVEQVISRLGISPATARRDINKLDESGKLKKVRNGAEAINQQRPSWSPMNIHQAQNHDEKVRIAKAAAQLVMPGESVVINCGSTAFLVGQEICGKPVQIITNYLPLANYLIEKEHDSVIIMGGQYNRSHAITLSPQGSENSLYAGHWMFTSGKGLTTEGLYKTDMLTAMAEQKMLNVVGKLAVLVDSSKVGERAGMLFSRADEIDILITGKQADPEILKKLEDQGVQVVRV; encoded by the coding sequence ATGACGGAAGCGCAAAGACATCAGATTCTACTGGAACTGCTGGCACAAGCGGGCTTTGTTACAGTAGAGCAGGTGATTTCCCGTCTGGGGATCTCACCCGCCACGGCCCGCAGGGACATTAACAAACTCGATGAAAGCGGCAAGCTGAAGAAGGTGCGCAACGGCGCCGAGGCTATCAACCAGCAGCGCCCAAGCTGGTCGCCGATGAATATTCATCAGGCACAGAACCACGATGAAAAAGTTCGGATTGCCAAAGCCGCTGCACAGCTGGTGATGCCGGGCGAAAGCGTGGTGATCAACTGCGGATCGACCGCCTTTTTAGTCGGCCAGGAGATCTGCGGCAAGCCGGTGCAGATCATCACCAACTACCTGCCGCTCGCCAACTACCTTATCGAGAAAGAACACGACAGCGTGATCATTATGGGCGGCCAGTACAACCGTAGCCACGCGATTACGCTTAGCCCACAGGGTAGCGAGAATAGCCTCTACGCTGGACACTGGATGTTCACCAGCGGCAAAGGACTCACGACGGAAGGGCTGTACAAAACCGATATGCTGACTGCGATGGCCGAACAAAAGATGCTGAACGTGGTGGGCAAACTCGCGGTACTGGTCGACAGCAGTAAAGTCGGTGAGCGAGCGGGCATGCTGTTTAGTCGTGCCGATGAGATTGATATCTTAATCACCGGCAAACAAGCAGACCCCGAGATCCTCAAAAAGCTTGAAGATCAGGGCGTACAGGTGGTCCGCGTCTAA
- a CDS encoding isovaleryl-CoA dehydrogenase, which yields MRWQTHTVFNQPTPLNNSNLFLSDIALCEAVARHDAGWDSDLLASIGQQFGTAESLELGRLANAHPPELLRYDPQGQRQDDVRFHPAWHLLMQGLCANRVHNLPWEEEARNGAFVARAARFMLHAQVEAGTLCPITMTFAATPLLLKTLPPLFSDWRTPLNSDRYDPHQQPGAMKRGLLIGMGMTEKQGGSDVLSNSTRAARLADGSYQLTGHKWFYSVPQSDAHLVLAQADGGLTCFFVPRLLPDGTRNAIRLERLKDKLGNRANASSEVEFDQALGWPIGEEGDGIRQILKMGGLTRFDCALGSHGLMRRALSVAVYHAYQRQAFGHNLVDLPLMRQVLGKMALQLEGQTALLFRLASAWGQSRSPQEALWARLFTPAAKFAICKAGIPFVAEAMEVLGGIGYCEESELPRLFREMPVNSIWEGSGNIMCLDVLRVLMKQPDAVSLLAAECAEVKGLDRHFDRQWRQLQQRLRKPSEAMGREITGQVYLLGVGAQMLRYASPPLAQAWCQMMLDSRGGVLLNEQVINEVLSRATGGVR from the coding sequence GTGCGCTGGCAGACTCATACCGTTTTTAATCAACCGACCCCCTTAAACAACAGTAATCTGTTCTTATCTGATATCGCCCTGTGCGAGGCGGTTGCCCGTCACGATGCGGGTTGGGACAGCGACCTGCTCGCCAGTATTGGTCAACAGTTTGGCACCGCCGAATCACTGGAGTTGGGACGGTTAGCCAATGCACATCCCCCTGAATTGCTTCGTTACGATCCGCAAGGGCAACGGCAAGATGACGTTCGCTTCCATCCTGCCTGGCATTTGTTGATGCAGGGGCTCTGTGCCAACCGTGTGCATAACCTCCCTTGGGAAGAAGAGGCGCGCAACGGAGCATTTGTCGCCCGCGCCGCACGCTTTATGCTGCATGCGCAGGTAGAAGCCGGAACGTTATGCCCCATCACCATGACATTTGCCGCCACGCCTTTGCTATTGAAAACGCTGCCGCCGCTATTTTCAGACTGGCGCACGCCTTTAAACAGTGACCGTTATGACCCACATCAGCAGCCGGGTGCGATGAAACGCGGACTGCTTATCGGTATGGGCATGACGGAAAAGCAGGGGGGCTCAGACGTCCTAAGCAACAGCACCCGTGCCGCACGGCTGGCGGATGGTAGCTATCAACTCACCGGGCATAAATGGTTCTACTCCGTACCACAAAGCGACGCTCATCTGGTGCTGGCACAGGCTGATGGCGGGTTAACCTGCTTCTTTGTACCGCGCTTATTGCCCGATGGCACGCGTAACGCGATTAGGCTGGAACGGCTGAAGGATAAGCTCGGTAACCGCGCCAATGCCAGCAGCGAGGTGGAATTTGATCAAGCGCTCGGCTGGCCAATCGGTGAGGAGGGGGACGGTATCCGGCAGATCCTGAAAATGGGCGGCCTGACGCGTTTTGATTGTGCGCTTGGCAGCCACGGTTTGATGCGTCGTGCGTTATCAGTGGCTGTCTACCATGCGTACCAGCGTCAGGCATTCGGCCATAATCTGGTTGATCTCCCGTTAATGCGCCAGGTTCTGGGCAAAATGGCGTTACAGCTGGAAGGGCAAACTGCATTGCTGTTTCGCCTCGCCAGCGCCTGGGGGCAATCTCGCTCCCCGCAGGAGGCGCTGTGGGCGCGGCTGTTTACCCCTGCGGCCAAATTTGCCATCTGCAAAGCGGGTATTCCTTTTGTTGCAGAAGCGATGGAGGTGCTGGGCGGTATCGGCTATTGCGAAGAGAGTGAACTGCCTCGTCTGTTCCGTGAGATGCCGGTGAATAGTATTTGGGAGGGCTCCGGTAACATCATGTGCCTCGACGTATTGCGCGTATTGATGAAGCAACCGGATGCCGTTTCGCTGTTGGCCGCCGAGTGTGCGGAAGTTAAAGGGCTGGATCGTCATTTCGACCGCCAATGGCGGCAGTTACAGCAGCGGCTACGAAAGCCTTCAGAGGCAATGGGACGCGAAATTACGGGCCAGGTTTATTTACTGGGCGTTGGGGCACAGATGCTGCGTTATGCGTCTCCACCTTTGGCTCAAGCATGGTGCCAGATGATGCTGGACTCACGCGGTGGCGTGTTACTGAATGAACAGGTGATCAATGAGGTATTGAGTCGCGCGACGGGGGGCGTTCGGTGA
- the bsmA gene encoding biofilm peroxide resistance protein BsmA yields the protein MAIKRFIPMLLALMLSGCTLLEGTPEAPPAVTDHPQEIRRNQTEGLQRMGTVSALVHGSPMDVEETIRAKATAQKADYYVIVMIDDTVVPGQWYSQAILYRK from the coding sequence ATGGCGATAAAACGGTTTATCCCTATGTTGTTGGCGCTCATGCTGAGCGGTTGCACCCTGCTGGAAGGCACGCCCGAAGCGCCCCCAGCAGTAACCGACCACCCGCAGGAGATTCGCCGCAACCAGACGGAAGGTTTGCAGCGCATGGGTACAGTCAGCGCGCTGGTACACGGCTCGCCGATGGACGTTGAAGAGACGATCAGGGCAAAAGCCACCGCGCAGAAAGCGGATTACTATGTGATCGTCATGATTGATGACACCGTAGTGCCGGGGCAGTGGTACTCACAGGCCATTCTTTACCGTAAGTAA